The Synergistaceae bacterium genome has a window encoding:
- a CDS encoding ABC transporter substrate-binding protein, whose protein sequence is MRVIKLGICVAVMIVCKTAFAAPVSILDQYGRTTELAKPAEKIVTVPIPASSMTIALDGSESRLVGMNPSAKQALQEGILSKFFPGALKINSDIVMGEGFAPNVETLLTLEPDVVFQWGDRGDDIVKPIEAAKLPVVLLKYGTQEDLETWIGMFGTVLGKKNRADEILAWHRGERAALDRAVAAIPQEKRPKILYLYRYGDSIKIGGKNSYFDYFIKMVGGVNPAEEAPSESQINEEQLLEWDPDIILLNGFQSAVSPKDVYANGNFAGVKAVKDRRVYKMPLGGYRWDPPNQESPLMWKWLAMLAHPDAFNWNLREEIAKAYEFLYNHVPTEEDIDGVLRMTMNADAANYGRFAASKAAK, encoded by the coding sequence GTGAGAGTCATCAAACTTGGAATATGCGTCGCCGTGATGATCGTCTGTAAAACCGCTTTTGCCGCGCCCGTTTCGATTCTCGACCAGTATGGTCGGACGACCGAGCTGGCCAAACCCGCGGAAAAAATCGTTACCGTCCCCATTCCCGCGTCCAGTATGACGATTGCCCTGGATGGAAGCGAGTCGCGTCTGGTGGGCATGAATCCCTCCGCCAAACAGGCCCTTCAGGAGGGCATTTTGAGTAAATTTTTCCCCGGAGCGCTGAAAATCAACAGCGATATCGTGATGGGGGAGGGATTCGCTCCCAACGTGGAAACGCTTCTGACCCTTGAACCCGACGTCGTATTTCAGTGGGGCGACCGCGGCGACGACATCGTGAAGCCCATCGAAGCGGCGAAACTGCCCGTTGTCCTCCTGAAATATGGAACTCAGGAGGATTTGGAGACGTGGATCGGCATGTTCGGGACCGTTCTGGGCAAAAAAAATCGCGCCGACGAGATTCTGGCCTGGCATCGCGGTGAGCGTGCGGCACTGGACAGGGCCGTGGCGGCCATTCCACAGGAAAAACGCCCTAAAATTCTCTATCTTTATCGTTATGGGGACAGCATCAAAATTGGCGGCAAAAACAGCTATTTCGATTATTTCATTAAGATGGTGGGCGGCGTGAATCCCGCGGAAGAAGCGCCCAGTGAAAGCCAGATCAACGAGGAGCAGCTTCTGGAGTGGGACCCCGACATCATTTTGCTGAACGGGTTTCAGAGCGCGGTTTCGCCGAAGGACGTCTACGCCAACGGAAATTTCGCCGGAGTGAAGGCCGTAAAGGACCGGCGGGTCTACAAAATGCCTTTGGGCGGATACCGCTGGGATCCTCCCAATCAGGAGTCCCCTCTCATGTGGAAGTGGCTGGCCATGCTGGCGCACCCCGACGCGTTCAACTGGAATCTTCGGGAGGAGATTGCGAAAGCCTATGAATTTCTCTACAATCACGTCCCCACCGAGGAAGATATCGACGGTGTTCTGAGGATGACCATGAACGCCGACGCGGCGAACTACGGCCGGTTTGCGGCTTCAAAAGCGGCGAAATAA
- a CDS encoding iron ABC transporter permease — protein sequence MRKCLLLALFLLLWGVGALSVGRYFIPCKNVGGILLSHFMALDPWWTDIQYRVVVLIRLPRVLGAALSGAALAMSGAALQGILKNPLVSSQVIGVSSGAAFGGVIAILLFENAFATMGCAYLGGLLSLVMVWCLCNRGRTTSPLSLVLGGIIINAFFTALISLIEYVADPYDKLPAIVVWLMGSFASASWDKLLHSAPILMLAGLLLHLLRFRVSVLSLGGEEAQALGIDPQRSRWLVMGVVALVASATVALAGVVGWVGLVTPHFARMFVGSDHRRLIPLSGVLGAVYTVLIDTLARTLVEVEIPMGILTALVGTPLFAALMYRLMKGEEER from the coding sequence ATGCGAAAATGCCTTCTTCTGGCGCTCTTTCTTCTGCTTTGGGGAGTGGGCGCTCTGTCCGTCGGGCGCTACTTCATTCCCTGCAAAAACGTGGGCGGCATTCTGCTGTCGCACTTCATGGCGCTGGACCCCTGGTGGACGGACATTCAGTATCGCGTGGTGGTTCTGATACGACTGCCCCGCGTTCTTGGCGCCGCTCTTTCGGGGGCGGCTCTGGCCATGTCCGGAGCCGCTCTGCAGGGGATACTGAAAAATCCCCTGGTCAGTTCGCAGGTCATTGGCGTTTCGTCCGGAGCGGCTTTTGGCGGAGTCATCGCGATTTTGCTGTTTGAAAACGCTTTTGCGACGATGGGCTGCGCCTATCTTGGAGGCCTGCTGTCGCTGGTCATGGTCTGGTGTCTCTGCAACCGGGGCCGAACCACTTCCCCTCTGAGCCTTGTTTTGGGAGGAATTATCATCAATGCCTTCTTCACGGCGCTGATTTCTCTGATCGAGTACGTCGCCGACCCCTACGACAAACTTCCCGCCATCGTCGTGTGGCTGATGGGAAGCTTCGCCTCGGCCTCCTGGGACAAACTTTTACACTCCGCGCCCATCCTGATGCTGGCGGGGCTGCTGCTGCATCTTTTGCGCTTTCGCGTCAGCGTGCTCTCTCTTGGCGGCGAAGAGGCGCAGGCGCTGGGAATTGATCCGCAGCGTTCTCGGTGGCTGGTGATGGGCGTCGTGGCCCTTGTGGCTTCGGCGACGGTGGCTCTGGCGGGGGTTGTGGGCTGGGTCGGCCTGGTGACGCCGCATTTCGCTCGAATGTTCGTGGGCAGCGACCACAGGCGTCTCATTCCTCTGTCGGGGGTGCTGGGCGCCGTTTACACGGTTCTGATCGACACCCTGGCCCGTACTCTCGTGGAGGTGGAAATTCCCATGGGCATTCTCACCGCTCTTGTGGGAACGCCGCTGTTTGCCGCTTTGATGTACCGGCTGATGAAAGGAGAAGAAGAGCGATGA
- a CDS encoding ABC transporter ATP-binding protein: MTEKKENTIFQAEGLGFRYGLRSGWILRNFSCSLAGGEILAVLGPNGCGKTTLLKLLLGILKPVEGKFRRVGTPGYVPQISIPAFNYSVLEMTVMGRASKIGLFSVPDRRDYQCAQEALARLGIADLAQRGCMSLSGGQRQLVMIARALVSNPSCLVLDEPTSALDFKNQDVILKTLKQLADEGLAVVMTTHSPQHALHIATRALVIESDARYLYGPVSDVMASENLNRLYGLELKTLHF; this comes from the coding sequence ATGACCGAAAAAAAGGAGAACACGATTTTTCAGGCGGAGGGACTGGGGTTTCGTTACGGCCTCCGAAGCGGGTGGATTCTTCGGAATTTTTCCTGCTCTCTGGCAGGGGGGGAAATTCTTGCCGTTCTGGGGCCCAACGGATGCGGTAAAACGACGCTGCTGAAGCTGCTGTTGGGGATTTTGAAGCCCGTCGAAGGGAAGTTCCGCCGCGTGGGAACTCCGGGCTATGTTCCCCAGATTTCGATTCCCGCTTTCAATTACAGTGTTCTGGAGATGACGGTCATGGGGCGCGCGTCGAAGATCGGCCTCTTCTCCGTCCCGGACAGGCGGGATTATCAGTGTGCTCAGGAAGCTCTGGCGCGCCTCGGTATCGCCGACCTCGCCCAACGGGGCTGCATGAGCCTCAGCGGCGGACAGCGGCAGCTGGTCATGATCGCCCGGGCGCTGGTCTCGAATCCCTCCTGTCTCGTGCTGGACGAACCGACCTCCGCGCTGGATTTCAAAAATCAGGATGTTATTCTGAAAACGCTGAAACAACTGGCAGATGAAGGGCTGGCGGTGGTCATGACGACCCATTCGCCTCAGCATGCCCTCCACATCGCTACCCGTGCGCTGGTTATAGAATCGGACGCGCGTTATCTTTATGGTCCGGTCTCCGACGTGATGGCCAGCGAAAACCTGAACCGCCTTTACGGACTGGAGCTGAAAACCCTCCATTTCCA